In Aliiglaciecola sp. LCG003, a genomic segment contains:
- the sucC gene encoding ADP-forming succinate--CoA ligase subunit beta has protein sequence MNLHEYQGKQLFKEYGLPVSEGYAADTPHAAVEAADRIGGSEWVVKCQVHAGGRGKAGGVKLVKTKDEIKQFAQNWLGKNLVTYQTDENGQPVSRILVETCTDIDQELYLGAVVDRGSRRIVFMASTEGGVEIEKVAEETPEKILKAEVDPLVGAQPYQAREIAFKLGLKGVQIRQFTTIFMGLAKMFEELDVALIEVNPLVIKTDGNLHCLDAKVSIDSNAMYRQPKLLDMHDPSQEDAREAQAAKWELNYVALDGNIGCMVNGAGLAMGTMDIVKLHGGNPANFLDVGGGATKERVTEAFKIILSDSNVQAVFVNIFGGIVRCDMIAEGIIGAVEEVGVNVPVVVRLEGNNAELGIKTLEECDLNIIAATSLTDGAQKVVAAAGGAA, from the coding sequence ATGAATTTGCATGAATATCAAGGTAAGCAATTATTCAAAGAATATGGCTTACCGGTTTCTGAGGGCTATGCTGCAGATACTCCTCACGCAGCAGTTGAAGCTGCCGATCGCATCGGTGGTAGCGAGTGGGTTGTTAAATGTCAGGTCCACGCTGGCGGCCGCGGTAAAGCGGGTGGCGTTAAGCTGGTTAAAACCAAAGACGAAATTAAACAATTCGCTCAAAACTGGTTAGGCAAAAATTTGGTTACCTATCAAACAGACGAAAATGGTCAGCCTGTTAGCCGAATCTTAGTTGAAACCTGTACCGACATCGATCAAGAGCTATATCTTGGTGCGGTCGTTGACCGTGGTTCGCGTCGTATTGTTTTTATGGCATCGACTGAAGGTGGCGTAGAAATCGAGAAAGTGGCTGAAGAGACACCTGAAAAGATTCTTAAAGCTGAAGTGGATCCTCTAGTAGGTGCACAGCCTTATCAAGCACGGGAAATCGCTTTCAAACTTGGTTTGAAAGGGGTTCAAATTAGACAATTCACCACCATTTTTATGGGCTTGGCGAAAATGTTTGAAGAGCTTGATGTTGCCCTTATCGAAGTGAATCCTTTGGTAATTAAAACTGACGGAAATCTTCATTGCCTAGATGCTAAGGTTTCTATTGATAGCAATGCTATGTATCGTCAGCCTAAGCTGCTAGATATGCATGATCCTTCGCAAGAAGACGCTCGCGAAGCACAAGCTGCTAAGTGGGAACTTAACTACGTAGCACTAGATGGCAATATCGGCTGTATGGTTAATGGTGCAGGTTTGGCTATGGGTACTATGGATATCGTCAAATTACACGGTGGCAACCCAGCTAACTTCCTAGATGTTGGGGGCGGTGCAACTAAAGAACGTGTAACAGAAGCATTCAAAATTATCCTTTCTGACAGCAATGTTCAGGCAGTATTCGTTAACATCTTTGGTGGCATAGTACGTTGTGACATGATTGCTGAAGGTATTATAGGCGCAGTCGAAGAGGTAGGTGTTAATGTACCTGTTGTAGTTCGTCTAGAAGGTAACAATGCTGAGCTAGGTATCAAAACCCTAGAAGAGTGTGATTTGAATATTATTGCTGCCACAAGTTTAACTGACGGTGCTCAGAAAGTGGTTGCAGCCGCTGGAGGTGCAGCATGA
- the odhB gene encoding 2-oxoglutarate dehydrogenase complex dihydrolipoyllysine-residue succinyltransferase: protein MTIEIKVPVLPESVADASIATWHVKVGDKVSRDQNLVDIETDKVVLEVVSPEEGIVTEILDAEGDTVLGEQVIAKIDKAANAGASAPKASSPEKQSTSSSKGKSVEIKVPVLPESVADATIATWHVQPGESVSRDQSLVDIETDKVVLEVVAPADGSLSEILAQEGDTVTAEQLIANFVEGAVSSSTAAPSADAAASDGDDNDALSPSVRRLLAEKGIDAANIKGTGKGGRISKEDVEKHLKAASSKPASATATTVAAPVVPLGERTEKRVPMTRLRKTIATRLLEAKNSTAMLTTFNEINMKPIMDLRKQYQESFEKRHGIRLGFMSFYVKAVTEALKRFPEVNASIDGDDIVYHNYFDISIAVSTPRGLVTPVLRDCDSLSMAGVEGGIKALALKGRDGKLAMEDLQGGNFTITNGGVFGSLMSTPIINPPQSAILGMHKIQDRPMAVNGKVEILPMMYLALSYDHRIIDGKESVGFLVTIKEMLEDPTRLLLDV, encoded by the coding sequence ATGACAATAGAAATAAAAGTACCGGTGCTACCTGAATCCGTAGCAGATGCATCGATAGCCACCTGGCATGTGAAAGTAGGCGATAAGGTCAGCCGTGATCAAAACCTAGTCGATATTGAAACTGACAAGGTTGTGCTTGAAGTTGTCTCTCCAGAAGAAGGTATCGTGACAGAAATACTCGATGCCGAGGGAGATACGGTTTTAGGAGAGCAAGTTATTGCTAAAATAGACAAGGCAGCTAATGCTGGGGCGTCAGCGCCTAAAGCGAGTTCGCCAGAAAAACAATCTACTTCTAGTTCAAAGGGTAAATCAGTGGAAATAAAAGTTCCTGTGCTGCCGGAGTCGGTAGCCGATGCAACAATTGCAACTTGGCATGTACAACCAGGTGAGAGTGTTTCTCGCGATCAGAGTCTTGTGGATATCGAAACCGACAAAGTTGTGCTAGAAGTTGTAGCACCAGCTGACGGTTCATTAAGCGAAATTCTGGCGCAAGAAGGTGATACGGTTACTGCAGAGCAGCTTATTGCGAATTTTGTTGAAGGCGCAGTGTCTTCTTCTACTGCAGCACCGAGCGCAGACGCCGCAGCAAGTGATGGTGATGACAATGATGCACTTAGCCCATCAGTGAGACGCTTGTTAGCTGAAAAAGGTATCGATGCCGCAAATATTAAGGGCACCGGCAAAGGCGGTCGTATCAGCAAAGAAGATGTTGAAAAACATCTTAAAGCTGCCTCTAGCAAGCCTGCAAGTGCTACTGCAACTACAGTAGCTGCGCCAGTGGTACCTTTGGGCGAACGCACTGAAAAACGCGTGCCGATGACACGTCTACGTAAAACCATTGCTACCCGACTCCTTGAAGCAAAAAATTCTACTGCAATGTTGACTACCTTCAATGAAATCAACATGAAACCTATTATGGATTTGCGTAAGCAATACCAAGAAAGTTTTGAGAAGCGTCACGGTATTCGTCTAGGCTTTATGTCGTTTTATGTTAAAGCGGTTACTGAAGCATTGAAACGTTTCCCTGAAGTTAACGCTTCAATTGACGGTGATGACATTGTTTACCATAATTATTTCGATATTTCGATTGCCGTGTCTACCCCACGGGGGTTAGTCACCCCGGTATTGCGTGATTGTGATTCACTAAGCATGGCCGGTGTTGAAGGCGGTATTAAGGCTTTGGCCTTGAAAGGTCGAGATGGAAAGCTGGCAATGGAAGATTTACAAGGCGGTAACTTTACTATCACCAATGGTGGAGTGTTTGGTTCCTTGATGTCGACTCCTATCATCAATCCTCCACAAAGCGCGATATTGGGTATGCATAAAATCCAAGATCGCCCAATGGCGGTGAATGGCAAAGTGGAAATTTTGCCAATGATGTATTTGGCATTATCTTATGATCACAGAATCATCGATGGTAAAGAGTCAGTAGGCTTTCTAGTTACTATTAAAGAAATGTTAGAAGATCCAACTCGTTTACTGTTAGATGTGTAA